In Silene latifolia isolate original U9 population chromosome X, ASM4854445v1, whole genome shotgun sequence, the following proteins share a genomic window:
- the LOC141621874 gene encoding uncharacterized protein LOC141621874, producing the protein MEKIFLPSFFDIMVHLCVHLPAEAKIAGPVQYRWMYPVERLLRKFKCYVRNRNRPEGSIAEGYIIEECMNFCSKYLSEIETKFNQNERNADKETDDYKGLAIFKPLGSLIGKAKTRSLTDIEVTQAHEYVLRNCEEAETYISEYTEGLLDDCLSKWFQDRISRLSEEEDGQVLQDLKTLSFGPFKGVQYFNGFLANGFRFHTRDVETKRRNQNSGVMVKGVGHDYYGVLTDIICLQYLDGKRVVLFRCDWWDVHSPGRGFKVDKFGFVSVNAKKRLNTTEPFVLMSQAEQVFYVKDGIDPNWLMVIKTHPRHHYDILEKEQCENDGGAWQQSHPGSSHDEFLATLSVDYIDATSELIRDDMEDTIVDSTNQNQPKELNDIEAENDSIDESSDDDEDFSDIDRDEEVDEDIDIA; encoded by the exons ATGGAAAAAatatttcttccttctttttttgATATTATGGTGCATCTATGTGTCCACCTTCCCGCGGAAGCAAAAATCGCTGGACCTGTGCAATATCGCTGGATGTATCCAGTAGAGAG GCTTCTACGCAAGTTTAAGTGCTACGTACGTAATAGGAATAGACCAGAGGGTTCGATTGCAGAAGGATATATTATTGAGGAATGCATGAATTTTTGTTCGAAGTACCTGAGTGAAATTGAGACAAAATTTAACCAAAATGAAAGAAATGCAGACAAGGAAACTGATGATTATAAGGGTTTAGCAATATTCAAACCTTTAGGCTCGCTGATCG GAAAAGCAAAAACACGGTCGCTTACTGATATTGAAGTAACACAAGCTCATGAATATGTGCTTAGGAATTGTGAGGAAGCTGAAACATATATAAG TGAATACACAGAAGGCTTGTTAGACGATTGTCTATCAAAATGGTTCCAAGATCGG ATCTCACGCTTATCCGAGGAAGAAGATGGTCAAGTGCTTCAAGATTTAAAAACTTTGTCGTTTGGTCCTTTCAAAGGTGTTCAGTATTTCAACGGTTTTTTAGCAAATGGTTTTAGATTTCATACAAGAGATGTTGAAACAAAGAGGAGAAATCAAAATAGTGGAGTAATGGTAAAGGGGGTTGGACATGATTATTATGGAGTTCTGACAGATATAATTTGTCTACAATATTTGGATGGAAAGCGTGTTGTATTGTTTCGCTGTGATTGGTGGGATGTTCATAGTCCAGGTAGAGGTTTCAAGGTTGACAAATTTGGTTTTGTTAGCGTTAATGCTAAAAAGAGGTTAAATACAACGGAGCCTTTCGTGCTTATGTCCCAAGCCGAACAAGTTTTTTACGTTAAAGATGGGATTGACCCAAATTGGCTTATGGTTATCAAGACTCATCCGCGACACCACTATGATATTCTAGAAAAAGAGCAGTGTGAAAATGATGGGGGCGCTTGGCAACAAAGTCATCCAGGATCTTCACATGATGAGTTTTTAGCTACACTAAGTGTTGATTATATTGATGCAACATCAGAACTTATAAGAGATGACATGGAAGATACCATTGTTGATTCAACGAACCAAAATCAACCTAAGGAATTAAATGACATAGAAGCTGAAAATGATAGCATTGATGAAAGCTCTGATGACGATGAAGATTTTAGTGATATTGATCGTGATGAAGAGGTCGACGAAGATATTGATATAGCTTGA